From a region of the Rhipicephalus microplus isolate Deutch F79 chromosome X, USDA_Rmic, whole genome shotgun sequence genome:
- the Dop1R2 gene encoding dopamine receptor 2, whose amino-acid sequence MLALGEANGSWDSQAYSLVDIYNGANTSSVELEILSNGTVLDIVRDANLSLLEESNATSATAESAHVQHAALGVLLGFFCIATVFGNVLIMVSVAKEQYLHTVTNYFIASLATADCLVGAVVMPFSAIHEIMNKYWIFGQDLCDVWHSIDVLASTASILNLCVISLDRYWAITDPISYPCRMTQARATTLIAVVWVCSALISFPAIAWWRAVTKLPPAAFQCAFTDDVGYLVFSSTISFYAPLMVMVFTYYRIYKAAAEQTRNLKLGCKQVQSCNGEESTSVTLRIHRGGMLQTANNYKAVFATSNETFDRNNASGTSRNVKNFSLSRKLAKLAKERKAAKTLAIVMGVFILCWLPFFVTNILMGICGEACVTQPDLVFSTVTWLGWINSGMNPVIYACWSRDFRRAFANVLCCCCPGYFRKRQRRRDRLRRMIKEDASLRSHSIEEAVL is encoded by the coding sequence ATGCTAGCCCTCGGAGAAGCGAACGGCTCGTGGGACAGCCAGGCATACAGCCTGGTGGACATATACAATGGCGCCAACACGTCATCCGTGGAGCTGGAGATCCTGAGCAACGGGACGGTGCTGGACATCGTGCGCGACGCGAACCTCTCACTGCTGGAGGAGAGCAACGCGACTTCAGCGACCGCAGAGTCGGCCCACGTTCAGCACGCAGCCCTTGGAGTGCTCCTGGGTTTCTTCTGTATCGCGACTGTGTTCGGTAACGTGCTTATCATGGTCTCCGTGGCCAAGGAGCAGTACCTGCACACCGTGACTAACTACTTTATTGCGTCATTAGCGACGGCGGACTGTCTGGTGGGCGCCGTGGTCATGCCGTTTTCGGCCATCCACGAAATTATGAACAAGTATTGGATATTCGGCCAGGACTTATGTGACGTCTGGCACTCCATCGATGTCCTGGCCAGCACTGCGTCCATCCTGAACCTGTGCGTCATATCGCTGGATCGCTATTGGGCCATCACCGATCCCATCAGCTACCCGTGCCGTATGACGCAGGCCAGGGCGACCACCCTGATCGCCGTCGTATGGGTCTGCTCCGCGCTCATCTCGTTTCCGGCCATCGCCTGGTGGCGGGCTGTGACCAAGCTGCCGCCTGCCGCTTTCCAGTGCGCGTTCACCGATGATGTGGGCTACTTGGTCTTCTCGTCGACCATATCCTTCTACGCACCACTTATGGTCATGGTGTTCACTTACTACCGCATTTACAAAGCCGCCGCCGAACAGACACGGAATCTCAAGCTCGGCTGCAAGCAGGTCCAGTCCTGCAATGGCGAAGAGTCGACCTCTGTGACTCTCAGAATCCACCGCGGAGGCATGCTCCAGACGGCCAATAACTACAAGGCAGTTTTTGCGACATCGAACGAAACCTTCGACCGAAACAACGCGAGCGGCACATCAAGAAATGTCAAGAACTTCTCGCTCAGCCGAAAGCTCGCTAAGCTCGCTAAAGAGCGCAAGGCTGCCAAGACGCTCGCCATCGTCATGGGAGTTTTCATTCTGTGTTGGCTGCCGTTTTTCGTCACTAATATCCTGATGGGTATTTGCGGTGAGGCGTGCGTAACGCAACCGGACCTCGTGTTCTCCACGGTCACCTGGCTCGGCTGGATCAATTCGGGCATGAATCCAGTCATCTACGCATGCTGGAGCAGAGACTTTCGACGAGCTTTTGCAAATGTACTCTGCTGTTGCTGCCCTGGCTACTTTCGAAAGAGACAGCGTCGCCGCGACCGGCTTCGACGAATGATCAAGGAGGACGCCAGTCTGCGCTCGCACAGCATCGAGGAGGCTGTCCTATAG